In the genome of Rhodamnia argentea isolate NSW1041297 chromosome 3, ASM2092103v1, whole genome shotgun sequence, one region contains:
- the LOC115747959 gene encoding NAC domain-containing protein 12-like, producing MNLSINGQSQVPPGFRFHPTEEELLHYYLRKKVAYEKIDLDVIREVDLNKLEPWDIQEKCRIGSTPQNDWYFFSHKDKKYPTGTRTNRATAAGFWKATGRDKIIYSGFKRIGLRKTLVFYKGRAPHGQKSDWIMHEYRLDESTQDPSALSPAGDPSPEEGWVVCRVFKKKNYQKTLDSPKSPSSSTSMDSRTMQQMLAATANDGVLDQILSYMGRTCKVESETPTRLNLSHNNHNHHNNTKYSVSNTDLLHGKFMHLPRLESPSLPLLPVASSPFDQQDCTFKLSYHTIEEMLAETSGHHGIGRSPTPDWVAVDRLVASQLNGQVAETPKQLSSCFSDDPGSDAGGLSMDDEVQLSHIKLNNKPSSQQSLEMYGCDGNDLWSFTKPPPLPSSDPLHHLSV from the exons ATGAACCTGTCCATCAATGGCCAGTCTCAGGTGCCACCGGGGTTCAGATTCCACCCCACTGAAGAGGAGCTCCTGCATTATTACTTGAGAAAGAAAGTTGCCTATGAGAAGATCGACTTGGACGTGATCCGTGAGGTCGATCTCAACAAGCTTGAACCATGGGACATCCAAG AGAAGTGCAGGATCGGATCGACCCCGCAGAACGACTGGTACTTCTTCAGCCACAAGGACAAGAAGTACCCTACCGGCACGAGGACGAACCGAGCGACAGCTGCCGGGTTCTGGAAGGCCACCGGGCGCGACAAAATCATCTACAGCGGGTTCAAGCGGATAGGGTTGAGGAAGACCTTGGTGTTCTACAAGGGACGAGCTCCGCACGGGCAGAAGTCGGATTGGATCATGCACGAGTATCGGCTGGATGAGAGCACGCAAGACCCGAGC gctcTGAGTCCAGCTGGAGATCCATCCCCAGAAGAAGGGTGGGTGGTGTGCCGAgtgttcaagaagaagaactaTCAGAAAACCCTAGACAGCCCCAAGAGCCCGTCGTCTTCGACCTCCATGGACTCGAGGACCATGCAACAGATGCTCGCCGCCACTGCCAATGACGGCGTTTTGGACCAGATACTCTCCTACATGGGAAGAACGTGCAAGGTCGAAAGCGAGACTCCCACGAGACTCAATCTCTCGCACAACAATCACAACCACCACAACAACACCAAGTACTCCGTTTCGAACACCGATCTCCTCCATGGGAAGTTCATGCATCTCCCGAGGCTTGAGAGCCCAAGCCTCCCTTTACTCCCTGTGGCGAGCTCGCCGTTCGACCAGCAAGACTGCACTTTCAAGCTGTCTTACCACACCATCGAGGAGATGCTCGCCGAGACCTCGGGGCACCACGGGATCGGCAGGTCTCCCACCCCGGATTGGGTCGCCGTGGACCGGCTGGTGGCGTCTCAGCTCAATGGCCAAGTCGCCGAGACGCCGAAGCAACTCTCAAGCTGCTTCAGCGATGACCCCGGTTCTGACGCCGGCGGCCTGAGCATGGATGATGAGGTGCAGCTTTCACACATCAAATTGAACAACAAACCTTCGAGTCAGCAAAGCTTGGAGATGTACGGATGCGATGGCAACGACTTGTGGAGCTTCACGAAGCCGCCACCGCTGCCGTCATCGGACCCGTTACACCATTTGTCGGTATAA